The genomic DNA CTTTGCAAAAATAACTGCATGTAGTAACCACAAAATCTTTCATAGGCAATCATCAGTTTGCAAGActatagggccgttcacagtttacgtcactgttctctcattaatatgcaaaaataaatatttgtccgcatttttagattacgcttttgaaaattacgcatgcaagaacgacgaaaatacatctcagtgggcgactgctagtgtaacagtgaatactaaaaaacatattcacgactcagagtacaagctgcaaaaacagccacgcatgcaacattgataaaatttgtccgcatttcaagctgcgtgtccgatgtcgcgcgcgtacagctatatttagtaacaaacctgtaaccgtgaacaaggcTATTGTACATCCTCTATTATTACAGATTGTTGACCTaaaacattaaccctttgagtgctgtgattttcccaccaaaatttaaatgcaacattttgccaatttttatgaacttttatgaattttttttgataattgtgGACCAAatgaagatcacatttcattgactacagtttttatcaaaattttggcaaaaacttgaaaaaatttgacaaggatatattttataaaggtgaccaaaattgactttggcactcagagggttaaCTGGTAGCATCAAGGCTGTATATATAATGTAACTTATATGAATGAACATCATaattctgctgatgtgcagctggcttggaaggttatatctgattggtcaattgtcactattcacagacAGTCCTGAAAGCATGTTGAGACACTCAATATTCGATCGGCTTGTCTACTCAGCCTGTTCATGTGtaaatagcgctgatcgcaaatgacgtcactattctctctcattaatatgcataaataaacatttgtccacattttccgcataaacgacgaaaataaaacctgcgagtgttataAAGGCTATTTAGCGGCACACtcattcgtatgaattgattactgagactacaagctgcaacaatagCCGCACATACGACGACAAAATTTGttcgaatttcagcatatttgtccaaaagtcgcgggcgtgcagctatatttagtaacaaaccccaaatcgcgatcaacgctattgctTTATTATTGTTGAGTAGTGAATTGCAGTCGGGACTAgaattcgaatgtaaacaataacagttctTTCTACACGGATAGACACTGTATTTGCAAGCTATACATGTATAGCAAGGGTGTTAACTTACTGGTTGTTGACAAACCCCTTAAATTCTCTCGCACTTAAATTTTTTGCTCACAGACACAACAAATAAAGCTCTCGACAACACATCCTGGTTTGTTTACTGGGTCATAGCAGACAAGGAGACAAACACACATGAGACATAATATGACCCAGTTTGACctcatttacataattgttTTCAAGAATTTCAAGCTAAAACCTAGAAGCACCCAGATGTCAAACAAAATCACAACCTTGCACAGggtaatttgaaacaaaaacgcACAAAACACGTATGTAAAAATGATttagtgatatttttttttttagctGCCAACCTGTGGATGATTATTCGAAACCTTTGTGAATTAACTAATTTTGTCCCTTTttatcaatttcaatttcagagaCCTGAAAAATGAGTAACATGGAACTGAAAGGGGACATGGTGGGAACAGAAAAGCAAAAAGATGCTGACCCATACCAGAGTGCTGCTCCGATGGGGAAATCCAAGTTGTAAAGGACAATGGACAGGTTGTGGATGAAAAAAATGAGCCACTTGAGGGCAAACCTAAAAGCAGGAAAGAAAGAGCCAAGCATCAGTTTAAAGCTCTGAAACCGTTTGTCATCATCAGCTGTTCATATTTGCTGTATACTGTGACTGATGGCGCAATTCGAATGATTATTCTCCTTCATGCCTTCAACTTGAACTTCACAGCTTGGGAGACTGCTATCATGTTCACATTGTATGAACTGGCCGGCGTCTTCACAAACTTGCTCGCCGGAGTTGCTGGAGCTCGCTGGGGAATCAAGCAGACCTTAATAGCTGGTCTCATCTTGCAGCTAGTTGGAATTGGGATGCTGTTCGGCTGGCAAAATCACTGGAGTAAGTCACTGGGTATCGTATACGTCACACTGGCACAGATGCTTTGTGGGATAGCTAAAGACTTGGTCAAACTTGGCGGCAAGACGGTGACCAAGTTAGTTACCCCAGATGAGAAGCAGTCCAAACTGTTCAAGATTGTCAGCTTATTAACTGGCTGGAAGAACACTCTTAAAGGCGTTGGCTACTTTCTTGGATCTGCCCTACTAATGATCAGCTACTATGCTGCACTGGCGGGGATGTGTTTTCTGGTCCTATGCGCTCTTCCATTGGCCATTTGTGGTTTGACCAAAGACCTAGGACGAACGaggaaggaaaacatcaagcTGAAGTCAGTCTTCCGAAAGAACTACAATATCAATACTCTCTCACTGGCTCGCTACTTCCTGTTTGGTTCTCGCGACCTGTGGTTCGAAGTGCCGCTGCCCTTCTTTCTGCGGGATGAGAATGGCATTGGAATGCAACGTGCCGCAGTCGGTGCCTATCTTGCTGGTTGGATCATTCTCTATGGTCAAATTCAAAGCTGGAGTCCTCAGTTGATATTGAATCCACTGCGACAGAGTCCTGCCAACAAATGGGGTTGTGCCCTGTGGGGTTTTATTCTAATTGGTTGTCCCCTGGTACTTGGCATCTTCTTCCAGTTTTCTGATGCTGTACGGCATGATTATGTGTCCACCATGACAGCTGTGCTCACCACTGGTGTTTTCGTGTTTGCTTTCATATTTGCCGTCAATTCAGCGATTCACAGCTACCTAATCGTCAAATACTCGGAAGGTGATAAAGTTGCGATGAACGTCGGTTTTTACTACATGGCAAACGCTCTGGGTCGGTTGACAGGTATCTTGGTGTCCGGGGCACTCTATGAGTTCGTTGGTAGCGCAACGAGCCTCGCACAAGGTTTCGCAGCCTGTTTCTGGGTTTCTGTCGTCTTTGTGTTCTGTGCTGCATTTATTGCGCTGTTCTTGAAAGACAACACCGGTGGTTTGTCGTGTGGGCCTTGTGTCAAGTGTTTGGACTATGCAGAGGTTCCTCAAAGAGAAGGCGAAGGCAGAATCAGGAAAATCGAGCCGGACGAATACGAAGACGGCAAAGCAGATGACAAGCAAGAAAAACAAACTGATCATACAAGCCCTTTGGAAGTTGCTGTCAAAATAGAACCAGGTGTTGATGCTGCAGAAAACGAAGGAAGCGTGTCTTCCCACCTTGCAGCAGAAGAAGAAATGGCTATTTTGTAAAACTCTGTCTTGCCAGTATAAAAGAGACTTTAATATTAATTCTGTACACCATTGTTGTGCATAATGCACTTATAAAGAGAGCTTGCTTCAAAGGAAATTCAATAAAAAGTTGCCTAACACAAAATAATTAACACTGATTAATCCATGGAGTGCAGTTTGAAGACACTAAGGACTCTTGTATCAGTACAAACACACATCTTCCACTACACTGGGATGACATCTCTTTCTCAAATGCCAAATTCATAATCACAGGAGTCTTGCCAAATGTATTTACAAAATGTGCTTCCCACTTTCCTAGGTGAAATCCCCGTTCTTAGTAAGGTACTTAATGAGTAAGCCACCTCTCTATGGTTTTAAGAAGTTTTACTCGTAAGGTAATTAGCAtataaaagaatatattttcatgacaaaagaatatacaaattacattgcaaattacatgcAAATTGCCCTCTGTTTTCCTGAGCTGTGGAGAATGCCACTCACTGtttgtcaaaaatgtttctcattGAAATTGTTTGTAAGATTTCCAGAGTACATTCTTTCTGAAATACCCATATTATTAGATACGATAAAAGTTATGTATTTTTACTTCCATGACAGgcattcaaattttaaatttcatacaAAAGCATACAATTACACTAATCATATTTCCAGTGtcatggtaaaaaaatctaatATTGCGATGAAATTATTGACACGAGCAGTATAAATTTATGTTGTGTCTAGATTgttttgtcacaaaaatttactttgtgtTCACAGTGAAAATATATTGCCTTTTGatgttatattttttatttagaaaatttattcagaaggacatattttttttcaaatgacaaacTGTACTTTAATTTATAAATGCAATTTTGTGCGTTGATCTTATTGTTAAGCAGTTGTTTCTACAAATGGCATTAGTACATGTACCTTAATACTGTAAAAAGCTGCCTGTAACTGCACCTATCATCCTTTTCAATTGGTCCAAAGTCTAGTTTACAATTACGCAACATAATGTATAAATCAGTTGAGACTGTTTGATTTAAAACGTTGAGGAAACGTTTTTGGCCGATTTTTTATGCCTTTGCAAGACACTGTAATAAGAATGCCTTCACTCCAGTGCATCAAATGCTTCTGTAAAGTGAAATGCATGTATTTCAGCGTTTTGTTTTCCCTAAAGCAGCTGGTTTTTTTCGCGGAAAAAATCGCATTTAATAGAATAAATGTGCATATAGTTCAATTTTTCCAGTTTGGTATATATTTATGAAGTCACATGTGAGTACAGCCTCAATTGTTGTCATGGTAATACTGCTAAAGATTCATTACTCGTTAGTTAAAGTCTGTAAGACATCAAATATTGGTAGTAGATATTTTATATCACCTCATTCATCAAAAGAAAAGGGAACTTGTAGAGTGAGAAGATGGCGCTTTACATAGGTCGCTGTGAGTTTCTCGGGATCAGTATTTTATTAGATCAGCTGTGAGGGCGCTCTGTGTGAATGTACGATGTGCCGCTCTCAGAGGAGACTTGAGTCCGGGCAGTGGCGTTGGAAGGGGAaggcacagtaagtgaggctacccacaattctccatgatctgtacacacggagatcactcactgaactgaagcaaatttcttctgtacacagaacaactcggtccatatttcaaaattctggcaacataatTCTGATTATCATAAGTTtctaatttctcactgtgaataatgagaagatcaaccctttttccgcggaggagatagcaattttgtaattttgttgacatagattttggacagccatacacaatattttcgaggaaactaagggaataagttgcatctgtgctggcaaaagaaagggtattgattttttttaatgttcgtaacaaaggaaatttgcatgtctgacaggtggtatgatgagaccatcttagttgctgataactctatcttgacaagtgtataatttttagcacctccaaacatcgacttctcatttactttactcttgaattttaaacataatcaataactttggaacatagtttaaacaaataatcctgaacttaaattgtaagttaaaaattgttaagaaactgataaaattgaaaaagcctttagcaaaaaatgtctgggtgaacaaatcaaggggaattgtgggtagcctcacttactgtggaaGGGGCATGGCCCCTCCATTAAAGAAGGAGGGGCCAACACCTGgtttgtccccccccccccccccatttttcaTGATTGAATATCTGTATTTTTGCTATGCACTACGCTATATCTCGCATGTCATAGTGTCGATATTTTATagtgtaacacgattggaactaatttgggataattggatagtgaagtgatgtctttaaaatctgcaaatataagctaatctgcttttctttttacgttatacACCTGGtttaatgagtaatttgtaatattgagacattcagctacagggcacctaagatttttgagaaatttgaaaaatatgaaaatccaattaacCGAAAATAGTGACTCGTGTAAGGAGTTACAATGCTTGCCATTGAACAAGTTCGATAAGATTGTAATATAGAAGGCCTAATGTACCTCGGGCTTTTTTATACACAACTAGTGCAGAGTTTACGTGCTCAGGCGTATACGTTTATGAACTGCAGATGTATGATTGTTACTGCGTTTATTTTGTGCCTGAAAGCTGCATTTTGGTAGCAGATGTGTAATGTCACAAGTATTGGAGTATGTACAGGGGCAGACGATGAAGCTGTATTTCACAGAACTGTTTGTTCCTCGTTCGGTTACTTGACCAGTGAGAAGAACTCTGGTTCATAGCGGGCATGAGAACTTCAGGGAGCTGGAGGATATGACTTGCAGTGCCGTTTGCACAGACCTGTTTGTAATGGCCAAAGGGCAGACTAAATTGGAGCGAAACATGCAGGATGGGTCTGCATCAGCTTGAATGAAATTCTGACCCTCTAACTGTCAAATATTTCGAAGAAACACATTCGGGAACCTGGCAgagaaaatggtaaaaaaatacaaactgaAAACGTTGAGGGACGCAAAGTTCCTGGAAATGTTTCCCTAGTATTCAGTTTAATTTGAATCCTCGCAGTCATATTTTTGCTATAATTTCCTTATCACAAGTCATTAATTTTGGGACAAAAGTcattaccaaatcaaaaataaacacGAAAGAAAAACACAACATCAAGTGCtaatatgattattttcatGGTAACCGTAAACAAAAGCTGCAGACTGCTTTTAGGATAGGGAATCTAGCTAGATTTGTCGAGGTTAGTTTGTTTTCGGCAAATTtgaatttaggttttgttataGATGCAACAAATAAGATCAGCGCCCCCAACGGATGTGAATCACTTCACCGACTGATTTAAAACAACTGtactgcacagtaagtgaggctactcACAATTCTCCGTGATCCGTACACacagatcactcactgaactgaagcaaatttcttctgtacacagaacagctcggtccgtatttcaaaattctggcaacatagttttgataatcacaatgttctgatttctcactgtaaataatgagaagatcaactccttttccgcagaggagatagcaatcttgtaattttgtcgacatagatttttgacagccatatgatatattttcaaggaaactaaaggaataagttgcatctgtgttggcaaaagaaagggtgttgattttttttaatgtttgtgacaaaggaaatttgcatgtctgacaggtggtatgatgagaccatcttagttacTGGTAACTTTATGTTgacaaatgtacaatttttagcacctccaaacatcgacttctttttcaattttctcctgaattttaaacataataattttggaacatagttttaaccaataatccttaaattaaattctaagtttcaaatcgTTCAGAAACAGATAAAAatgaagaagcctttagcaaataatGTCTGAGTGCACAAGTCaaagggaattgtgggtagccttaCTTACTGTGTACTGGTGCTcattaatatagaaataacaggcgacgcgctgaccattaacgtttatttgtgggcaagggcgagaggaaagccaaaaattaacgggcgaggcttgccgagcccgttaatttggctttcctcgagcccgcgcccacaaataaacgttaatggtcagagcggagtctgttatttccattatattatcagcgaacccaagaaaaccgtcaaatttccgaaaattccagaagcgaacgacaactgggccccagaaactgagcaatacgcgacgcactgtcacgcgcgctgtaaaaaattggcaaatccggagatgttttcaaaaaaagtatctcaacttaacctacaagtgctccatttattttgtgattgattatgatttacgtttgagctgtaaagttatgatactttgagttgttaatcttattattcatattcacgggcataaaccattactgtgtatttatttgtggtcagtcacatggttcagctcgccAATCAAATGCGatgggcagggcatggtaatataatttgaGATAACACCCATGTACTTGTTGATTTCGCTATTATAAGAGTCGGTGCAGTTGATGTACCTGACGCGCGCACGTCTCAACAACAACAGGCCTACGTGCCATTTGCTTGATGCGTTATCGAATACTTTAATGACACgtaaataatatgcaaatgagtaaatttatgtaaattggccTAGTTTTTGACTATAACATTAAGTGCCCCCCACCCCCGACTTTGGATATGCTTCCTACGCCCGTGGGTCTAGGATAACT from Ptychodera flava strain L36383 chromosome 12, AS_Pfla_20210202, whole genome shotgun sequence includes the following:
- the LOC139145489 gene encoding uncharacterized protein; translated protein: MIILLHAFNLNFTAWETAIMFTLYELAGVFTNLLAGVAGARWGIKQTLIAGLILQLVGIGMLFGWQNHWSKSLGIVYVTLAQMLCGIAKDLVKLGGKTVTKLVTPDEKQSKLFKIVSLLTGWKNTLKGVGYFLGSALLMISYYAALAGMCFLVLCALPLAICGLTKDLGRTRKENIKLKSVFRKNYNINTLSLARYFLFGSRDLWFEVPLPFFLRDENGIGMQRAAVGAYLAGWIILYGQIQSWSPQLILNPLRQSPANKWGCALWGFILIGCPLVLGIFFQFSDAVRHDYVSTMTAVLTTGVFVFAFIFAVNSAIHSYLIVKYSEGDKVAMNVGFYYMANALGRLTGILVSGALYEFVGSATSLAQGFAACFWVSVVFVFCAAFIALFLKDNTGGLSCGPCVKCLDYAEVPQREGEGRIRKIEPDEYEDGKADDKQEKQTDHTSPLEVAVKIEPGVDAAENEGSVSSHLAAEEEMAIL